In Sciurus carolinensis chromosome 17, mSciCar1.2, whole genome shotgun sequence, one genomic interval encodes:
- the LOC124969511 gene encoding olfactory receptor 19: protein MEQGNETRISKFLLLGISEDPKLQPFLFGLFLFMYLVTVLGNLLIILATISDSHLHTPMYFFLANLSFADICFTTTSIPKMLVNIQTQSKVITYTGCIIQIYFFIFFGVLDNFLLAVMAYDRYVAICHPLHYTVIMNRRLCGLLVLACWATTALNSLIDILMAVQLSFCTDLEIPHFVCELNQLVLLACSDTFSIDMVMYFGAVLLGGGPLAGVLYSYSKIVSSIRAISSAQGKYKAFSTCASHLSVVSLFYSTLLGVYLSSSITQNSQSTARASVMYSVVTPMLNPFIYSLRNKDLTGALRRLFRGKL, encoded by the coding sequence ATGGAGCAAGGGAATGAAACAcgcatttcaaaatttcttctgcTGGGAATTTCAGAGGACCCCAAATTGCAACCCTTCCTCTTTGGGCTGTTTCTGTttatgtacctggtcactgtgctggggaacctgctcatcatcctggccaccatctcagactcccacctgcacacgcccatgtacttcttcctcgcCAACCTGTCCTTTGCAGACATCTGCTTCACCACAACCAgcatcccaaagatgctggtgaacatccagaccCAGAGCAAGGTCATAACCTACACAGGCTGCATCATCCAGATatactttttcatattctttggtGTTTTGGACAACTTCCTCCTGGcggtgatggcctatgaccgttatgtggccatctgtcaccccttacactacacagtcatcatgaaccGCCGGCTCTGTGGACTGCTGGTGCTGGCGTGCTGGGCCACGACTGCCCTGAATTCCTTAATAGACATCTTAATGGCAGTgcagctgtccttctgcacagacctggagatccCACACTTTGTATGTGAACTCAACCAGCTGGTCCTACTTGCCTGTTCTGACACGTTTTCCATTGATATGGTGATGTATTTTGGAGCAGTGTTGCTGGGAGGTGGCCCCCTCGCTGGGGtcctttactcctactccaagatagtgtcctccatccGTGCAATCTCTTCAGCTCAGggcaagtacaaagccttctccacctgtgcttctcacctttctgtggtctccttgttctaCTCTACACTCCTGGGAGTGTACCTCAGTTCTTCCATTACCCAGAACTCACAATCGACAGCAAGAGCCTCGGTGATGTACAgcgtggtcacccccatgctgaaccccttcatctacagcctgaggaacaaggaccTCACAGGAGCTCTGAGAAGACTCTTCCGAGGGAAACTGTAG
- the LOC124968160 gene encoding olfactory receptor 7A17-like produces the protein MEPKNFTHVSEFILLGFSEDPELQPLLFGLFLSMYLVTVLGNLLIILATISDSHLHTPMYIFLSNLSFVDICFTSTTVPKMLVNIQTQSKAITYAGCITQMCFFELFVGLDNFLLAVMANDRYVAICHPLHYTVIMNHRLCGLLVWVSWIMSALHSLLQSLMALRLSFCTDLDIPHFFCETNQLVYLACSDTFLNNMVLYFVAGLLGGGPLAGILYSYSKIVSSIHAISSAQGKYRAFSTCASHLSMVSLFYCTLLGVYLSSSIVQDADSSATASVMYSVVTPMLNPFIYSLRNKDIKSALKRLFEEEIIKRPIFLGLKNCF, from the coding sequence ATGGAACCAAAAAATTTTACACACGTTTCAGAATTCATCCTTCTGGGATtttcagaggacccagaactgcagcccctcctctttgggcttttcctctccatgtacctggtcactgtgctggggaacctgctcatcatcctggccaccatctcagactcccacctgcacacgcccatgtacatcttcctctccaacctgtcctttgtggacatctgcttcacctccaccaccgtcccaaagatgctggtgaataTCCAGACCCAGAGCAAGGCCATTACCTATGCAGGCTGCATCACCCAGATGtgcttttttgaattatttgtagGGTTGGACAACTTCCTCCTGGCTGTGATGGCCAATGAcaggtatgtggccatctgtcaccccctgcactacACTGTCATCATGAACCACAGGCTCTGTGGATTGCTGGTTTGGGTGTCCTGGATCATGAGTGCTCTTCATTCCCTATTACAAAGTTTAATGGCACTGCGACTATCCTTCTGCACAGACTtggacataccacattttttCTGTGAAACTAATCAGTTGGTTTATCTTGCCTGTTCTGACACTTTCTTAAACAATATGGTGCTGTATTTTGTAGCTGGGCTGCTGGGAGGTGGCCCCCTCGCCGGCatcctttactcctactccaagatagtCTCCTCCATCCATGCAATCTCATCAGCTCAGGGCAAGTACagagccttctccacctgtgcttctcaCCTCTCCATGGTCTCCTTATTTTACTGCACACTCCTGGGAGTGTACCTCAGTTCTTCTATTGTCCAAGATGCAGACTCAAGTGCaacagcctcagtgatgtacagcgtggtcacccccatgctgaaccccttcatctacagtctgaggaataaagATATCAAGAGTGCTCTGAAAAGACTCTTTgaggaagaaattattaaaaggCCCATTTTCCTGGGtcttaaaaattgcttttga